DNA from Pajaroellobacter abortibovis:
GGCTAAAATAATCGCGTTCCGCTCCACCTTGAGCTGTTGAATCGCTTCAATAAGATCAGACGGGATGGGCGTATCTGCCCACGAAGATGAACAAGAGGGGTACATATTGTTTCACAAATAAAAATAACCTGTGTTTTCTAAATTACGAGATGAAGATGGTGTATTTTTCTTAAAGCTCAAAGCATATGCACACGGATAGAGTTCGTGCTTCCACTGACACCAAAAGGGGCTCCGAACACCATGACGACTTTATCGTTAGGGGAGGCAAAACCGAAATTGAGAAGATCATCGGTGCACCAGCAAATGAGCGCATCCATATCGTGAAGAGGAGGTGCTTCTCGTGGAATGACGCCCCAGTACAGTCCCATTTGTCTGCGGGTTCGAGGATTAGGAGAAAAAGCGATGATCGGAATGTATGGCCGAGCAAGACTGACTTTAATGGCGCTAGATCCTGTCTCGGTGAACGCCACTAAAAACTTGGCTCCAATTTCTTGTGCTGTTTTGCAGGCCCCTCGCGCAATAGCCTCGGCAACCGTGGTGGATTGATGAGGGGGAACCATTTGGATGGAATAGGGTGGTTCTTCCAGGAAAAGACTGGTTTCTGCAGCAGTTGCAATCCTGCTCATCATCATCGTGACGAGTGCGGGATGAGCCCCTGTTGCCGTTTCACCGGATAACATGAGCGCATCTGTCCCTGAAAAAATAGCATTGGCCACATCGCTCGCTTCTGCGCGAGTTGGCCGTGTGGCTGCTGTCATCGATTGCAACATTTCTGTGGCTACAATGACAGGTCGTTGTACACGCTTTGCTGTGTTGAGAATTTTCTTCTGAATAATGGGTACTTGTTCCGGTGGGAATTCGACGCCGAGATCCCCGCGAGCCACCATAACACCATCTGTAGCTATCATGATGCTTTCTAGATTTTCAACTGCATCGGGTGTTTCAATCTTTGCGATGATCGGAGTCGGCTGATTCCATTCTGCACACAGCTGGCGGACGAATTTAATATCTGAATCCCGTCTGACAAACGAAAGGGCGACGAAATCAACCCCTTGTTCGAGTCCGAAATGAAGGTCGTCGCGGTCTTTTTCGGTCAGAGCGCTGACCCGCATCGTGCGACTCGGTAAGTGAACTCCCACATAGCTGCGCATCGTCCCTCCTTGGACAATGGAAGCTAGAATCCGATCCTCTTTAATTTCTGCTATCTTCGCAACTATTCTTCCATCATCGAATAGAATCGTGTCGAAAGGTCGCACATCGTTGGCTAGTCCCTCGTAAGGGATAGGAATAACGGAAGGATCACTGCTTTCATTCCCTTCGATTAGGGTGACATGAGTGCCTACCTTTAATTCATATCGTTCTGGAATTTGCCCCGTGCGCATTTTGGGGCCGCAGAGATCCTGCAATGCAGGAATCCACTTTCCCGACTGTCTGCTCGCTTCTCGTAGATAATTGATGTGTTTCAGGTGTTCTGCTTGGGTGCCGTGAGAGAAGTTGAGGCGGGCTACATCCATCCCTGCTTCAATGAGCCCTTTGATAGCTTCTACTGAGTTACAAGCGGGCCCAAGCGTGCATACGAGTTTTGAGCGACGAACCATCATAGTCAAAGTGCGCCTTTTCTGAGTGCTTCTTGTAATTCGAAGGATTTAACCCTGAAAGAAAAGGACTGGATTCCGGACGATCAAAAAAGCAGATCCTTCTCCTACACAAAGATAAAGATAAAAAGATTACAGGTCAAACATTAGGCTACTCTCGCTTAAAACTGCAATATAAATTAAAGAGGTTATGATTATGGCATTCAGAAAGGGATTCAATGATATTACGCGATCCTGTTCATGGATTGGTTAGTTTTGAGACGGATGAGGAGCAGGTCGTCCCTTTGTTGATGGCTTCTGCGGAAGTGCAGCGGTTGCGGCGTGTGCGTCAGTTGGGGCTCACTTCACTCGCTTTTCCTGGTGCAGAGCATACTCGTTTTGGTCATGCGATTGGTGCGGCTTTTGTGATGAAGCGATTTCTTACCCGTCTGCGTTCGATTCAACATGTGCTCCCTTTCTGGCAGCAGGTGACCTCTGATATCGCCCGCGATGCTCTTGCAGCTGCACTGCTGCACGATGTTGGTCATGGTCCATTTTCTCACCTTTTTGAGGGGACTATTAAAAGCTCTTCTTCTCATGAAGTGTGGACGGAGCAGATCCTTCTCGAGCCTGCGAGTGAGGTGCATCGTCTCCTGGTTTCTCTTGATCCAGGGATGCCGCAGCGGGTTGCTGCTTTAATCCGAGGGGAGCACCCTTTGCCCTATTTAGCGAAAGCTGTGAGTGGGATGATGGATGTCGATCGGTGTGATTACCTATTGCGAGATGCTTATGCGACGGGTGTGAATTACGGCTCGTTTGATTTGGATTGGCTTTTTCAAAGCTTGTGTTTCAGTCCCACAGCCGATCCTTCTTGTGCCCCTTCGCTTGCGATTCATGGGACCAAAGGTCTCCCAGCGATCGAAGCTTTTATTCTGGCCAGACTATTCATGTATCAGCAAGTTTATTTCCATAAGGCTTCTCGTGCAGCTGAATGGATGATCCGATCTCTTCTCAAGCGGGTTACTGCTTGTCTGAGCGAAGGAGGACATCTTCCGCAAGTTCCTCGCGCGATTAAACAGGCAGCTTTAGGGGATGCGATCGACCTCACGGATTACCTTGAGCTCGATGATGTAGCATTGACCTTTGCAATGCACGCTTGGGAGGCTGTCTCTGATCCAGTGCTATCCGATCTTGCACAGCGTATTCGCCATCGTCGTCTTTTCAAAACCTTGGAGCTGTTTGGTGAGCACGCAAAGCAAGAGAATTGTGATCGGCTTCTTCAGATTGGAAAAGAAATCGCCAAAGCTGGTGGATTCGATCCGGATTTTTATATCGGTCTTGATGTGGCGAGCCATGTTGCGTTCAGTACCAAGCAAGACCCCTTATTGGTTGTCTATGCAAAAGGGCCTGCTCGCTCGCTTGATCACGTTTCCTTCCTTCTCGGTCGATTGGCGAATCAACAGTTGGCTCGCATTCGACTTATTTTTGCTCCTGAGTTGAGAGAAGATATTGTCGCGGCGATTGGTTGTGAAGTAGGAGAAGAGCAGTCCTCATGCGCTGCTTCCTTTTCTTCTTGATCGGTTTTCTTGGTTTTTCGAATGCAATGGGGGTGAAAGATGCGTACGGTCATCCGATAGAGAGGGGGTTGTCTCAGGAGGACTCTTCGTATGGTCGTTTGGAACGTCCTGCTGCACTGTGCGTAGGTGCTGGCACTACGGTTGATTCATGGAAGCGATTCCGCAGCATTTTGGATGGTCGGTTCCGCTATTTGGATACGATCGGGATTTTTGTGAATTATGAGGAAGGGAGTCTTTTCGATGAATCAGCCCCCTCTCTTCGTGTGTTGGCGGGTGGATTTGAATTGCGTCCTCTCTTTTTAATCCGTTGGATAACGGGGTCTACATTCGGTAATCCGCGTTGTGATCTGCTTTTGGATTCTCTCGAGCTTGAGTTTGGACTTTTTGGAGCTCAAGTGAGGAAAGCTGGGCGACTCGAATGGGATCGGGGATTTCAAGCTGGGTTGGGCTTAGAATTCCCTATTTTCCCTTCTGCTCAGGGGTTGTGGCTGGGAGCGCATACGGGAATGCGGTGGACAGAAGTGAGTTTTGAGCAGGGAACTCCTCAGGGGCCTGCTTCCTATATTTCGTTGACGCTGAGTTGGCACCAATTTATCCCCTTCTTCTATCGCCTCACAAACTGAAGAAAACGGTTGAAGAAGAGTTAATAGGCAACGGCTTCTTCAAATTGTCTGGCTAGATTGCAGTTGTTTTCTTGGCGGTGAATTGCATTCTGGATATCTTCATCCATACTGTGGGGACGATGGATAGAGAGGGACGATCCGTGCCCCATCTTGCGTACTCGTGCTTTTTCTGCACCAGAGGGGAGTTCAAAAAGGTGAATTCGGGTCCAATGGGGTGTGAGCTGGATGGTCTCTAGTGTGAGGGATGAAGGGGAGGATTGATCTGGAGGGTAGATGGGGAGTTCATCGAGAAGCAGGCACAAAAAATGAGTTTGATGAATAGCATCGATAGCAATGGGGATCTCTTCTTGTATTACTTTCTGGTACTCCGTTTCTAAAATGCGCAGTTGGAGAAGAGAACTCGCTTGTCTGATATTTGTTGACCAATGGCTTTCTAGGATTTGGGTTGCTGAGTAGACTTGGCTTAAAGACCAGAGCGGTGCGATGGCAAGTTTCCCCTCTTTGGTCGAAGGCGAAGTGGATCTGTGAAGGCAGCTCGTAAATCCATCTTTGCGGGACGCGAGGATAGCAGGGACGAGGGTGACTCTGTTTTTCCCATCTTCTTGAAGCAATCGCAGATAAAGACCTGCCTCGGATCGAAAATTCCAAGAAGAGAAGGACGGCTCGAGCCAGTCGCCTTTCCATTCCGTTTGCGCAGCGGTCTGAATCAGTTGTTCGAGTTGATTGCGGAACTGGAGCCAAGCTGGTTCAAGCGATCGTTGGATGGTTTCTTGATCGTGCAGCAAGGAGGTTCGCTTGTTTTCAATTTCTCGATAGGTGACCCACAGATAAATTATTTCACTTAAGAGGAGTCCTGTTGGGATAACTATCCAAAATCGATAAAGCGGATTTTTGCGCGCTCGTTGATAAGAGTTAGTCATCTCCGCAGTCTATCGAGATCAGTTTTTGAGGCCGCTTACCATGAAGCTCACATGGGGATAGCCAGCAGTCGCAGCGGTCTGAAAGACGCTTTTGACAATCAAGGCAGATACATCTTGATCGATTTGGAGGATGGCTACCCCTGGGAAATCTTTTCCAGGATGGGTTTGTTTCCAGAGATCTCGTTTTGCTTTGAGTGCGTTGAACAGATCTTCAATATGGGTCACTTGTTTGTTTTGCTCGATCGCCTTGATATCCCCCGCAAGTGCTCCATCGACGAGGATAGATTCACCGCTTACAGCCGCGATGGGGGCATCCATCATATCTACGGTATTGCTTGCTTTGGGCAAAGTAATGTTTTTGGCGATTGGAGTTTCGCCAGATGCACTGAAAGTCATCAAGAGGAATACAACCACCACGATCAAAAAGTCGATCATGCTTGTCAAAGAAAGGCCTGCAGCAACAGAACGAGAACCATGTCCTCCGAGTTTGTCTTCAACAAACCGTAACCCGACATGATGCATCAATCGGCGACCTGGCTTTTGAATAGGCATTGCGCAGCTCCTCTCTTAATTCATGGAAAACGAAATATTGAATGCGGACACCATATCGTCTTTCGTACTTCCACCGAGAGACCGTTTTGGCGCGGAGATGGCGTCCATAATTCCAATGAGGTTGGTGTAAGGGGTATCATTGGTTACATGGATGATCGCTTGATCGAACTTTGGATCAGTTGGGGATTGATGTTGTCCTTGTGCTTGCCATTCTGAAGTGACTTTTGCAGCTAGCTGAGGATAGAGAACAAGACGGTTGTTGCCTTGGATAACTACTTCCTCTTGACGTGGAATCGTCACGCTGCTGATCAAAGTCGCTCCTTGTTTCCAGGAGAGAGTGAATTCATTTGAGGAACTCATTTCGAAATGCAGCTTCTTTTCCTTGTCCTCTTGATTCGCACCTGAGCTAGCAGGACCTGGCAGTTGAGCTTCTGCATTAAGGCGCGCCATATGGGACCATACAGCTGTGAGCAATAGAAAAGAGATAGTCACCATCAGTAGGTCGATAAAGGGGACCATGTTAATTTCTGAGTCCACTTTACGGCGGCCACCGCCGCCACCACCTCCAACATCAATCCCTGCCATAATTCTTAATCCTTCAACTGTTTGAAACAAACAGCAAGAGACATTGAATTCGTTTTGTCTCTCTCCAAATGCTGTTTGCGCTTTTCGATTAAAGTGATTGAAAAGACAACAACTTGATTCTTACTGTGGTTAGTGAGTTACAGGTAAGGATGCTACGTTAATCCTTTGGCGGTTGGTGACGACCAAATTGAGTATGCGAACAGTCGCTTCGTGGATATCGTCCTCGATTCCTTGAGATTTGCTATTCAATAAAGCAAATCCGATGAGTCCGGTGATAGCAACGATAAGACCGAAGGCAGTGCAGTTCATTGCTTCTGAAATACCTTCTGCAAGAATCCGTGCTTTTGCACCTGGATCAACGTTTTCTCCTGATACAGCTCCGAAACTTGTGATCAGTCCGGTAACCGTTCCAAGCAATCCTGATAACATCGCGAGGTTGGCGAGAAGCGCGAGGAATCCGGTTCGTTTTGAGATTAAAGGCATTTCTCGCAAGGCTGCTTCATCCATGGCAGCTTGGACTTCTTCATCCGGGCGATTGACTTTAGTGAGACCGGCTTGAACGATTCGGGCCAATGGGGCATCAGCAGCGGCGCATAGTTTAATTGCTTTGCTGATGTCTCCAGCGAGAATGCAGCTTTGCAAGGTGGAAATGAATACTTCTTTGTTGATGGATGCACCGTAAAGATAAATAGCACGTTCTAGAATGATTCCAGTGGTCAGGACTGACCAAAATAGAATGGGGTACATTCCCCATCCCCCTTCACGAAAATGTTTCCAAAGAGCAAGCATCTGTCTATTCCTCTTTCTATTTTCTCAACTAAGTTATGCAAACGGGCTAGCATGGTTACTGATGTAGATTCAATAGTGCATCTTCATACATTTGTGTGTCGAACGATCTTTTTCAAGCCTAGTGTTGACTTGAGGAAGTATGAAAAGGTACTGCTACCAGCATTATTTATAATCCTAAAGTAAAAATAGTTCATATCGGAGAAGAAAAGGGGAGAGGGTGTTCACGCAGCGCTGTACCCACAGTGCAAAACAGCTCTGTGTGTATGATCAACTTGAGGTGAACTAAAAGAAGTCGTTCAAAATAAAAAATCCCTGACGACTAAGTTGAAAAAAATAGTAAATTGAGTCATCATATGTAGCCATTGAAATTCACATCGCTAACAAAGATGGGTGGGCCTTATGTCCCCCTCCATTTGATATCGGTAGAATTAGAAAGGAGTAAGATGGGGATGTTGAGTGCAATGAGTTTGGGGAACATAAGTGTAGCTGCTGCAAATGAAGGCGGCTTGATGGAAGCCTTTAGAGAGAACCCAACGTTCTTATCGATTAACCTTGTCGTGAGTGCGATCGTAGTTGCGATGATCGTGGAGAGAACGATGTTCCAGTTGACGAAGTATAAGGTTGACTCAAAGGAGTTTTTTGCTCAAATTAAAAAGTTAGTAACTGCAGGGAATCTGGATCGTGCGATCAAGCTGTGTGAAGCTGGTGATTATCCAACGCTTCAATTGGTGAAAGCTGGTCTTACTCATGCAAATCAGGGTCCTGATGAAATCGATGCTGCGATGAGTGAAAAGATTGGTGAGATTAAGCCTGCAGTCGAGAAAAGAATAGGGTCTCTTTGGTCACTTGCTAATATCGCAACACTGGTCGGTCTTCTCGGAACGGTTCTTGGTCTTATCCATACCTTCGGCGCCGTTTCTGCTCCGGGGTTGAGCGCAGCTGATCGTCAGCGCATTCTTGCGAGCGGTATTGCAGAAGCCATGTATAATACTGCCTTTGGGTTAGGTATTGCTGTGACCTGTATGATCGCTCACTTAATTCTTCATCAGCGATCGAAGAATATTCAGCACGATCTTGATGCAACGCAAGAGCGGATTTTCAACCTTTTGACGCTTTACGCACGTCCAAACAGTTGAGTGCCGATTTGCTCAATTCCATGCATACATAGTGGATGTGGTATTCGAATGGTGTGGCACCGAATCCAGGGGATTGTTATGAAACGCGATGAGTTTTTCCTCTTCTATCCTCAAAGAGGAAAATGAGGAGAGAGCGATCGAGTGGGGTCAAGCAAAAGAAACATCTACCCTTAGTGTTTTTGTCTGAAATAGTACATATGGGGGGGATGATCCATCCCCTGGGCGGGAGATCAGACTGGCAGTGATTGGAGAGACTATGGCGGAAGAAAAATTAAGTGCTGCGCAAAGGAGCAAAATACGTCGCTTATCTGCTCCTAAA
Protein-coding regions in this window:
- a CDS encoding MotA/TolQ/ExbB proton channel family protein, with translation MSLGNISVAAANEGGLMEAFRENPTFLSINLVVSAIVVAMIVERTMFQLTKYKVDSKEFFAQIKKLVTAGNLDRAIKLCEAGDYPTLQLVKAGLTHANQGPDEIDAAMSEKIGEIKPAVEKRIGSLWSLANIATLVGLLGTVLGLIHTFGAVSAPGLSAADRQRILASGIAEAMYNTAFGLGIAVTCMIAHLILHQRSKNIQHDLDATQERIFNLLTLYARPNS
- the pyk gene encoding pyruvate kinase, whose product is MMVRRSKLVCTLGPACNSVEAIKGLIEAGMDVARLNFSHGTQAEHLKHINYLREASRQSGKWIPALQDLCGPKMRTGQIPERYELKVGTHVTLIEGNESSDPSVIPIPYEGLANDVRPFDTILFDDGRIVAKIAEIKEDRILASIVQGGTMRSYVGVHLPSRTMRVSALTEKDRDDLHFGLEQGVDFVALSFVRRDSDIKFVRQLCAEWNQPTPIIAKIETPDAVENLESIMIATDGVMVARGDLGVEFPPEQVPIIQKKILNTAKRVQRPVIVATEMLQSMTAATRPTRAEASDVANAIFSGTDALMLSGETATGAHPALVTMMMSRIATAAETSLFLEEPPYSIQMVPPHQSTTVAEAIARGACKTAQEIGAKFLVAFTETGSSAIKVSLARPYIPIIAFSPNPRTRRQMGLYWGVIPREAPPLHDMDALICWCTDDLLNFGFASPNDKVVMVFGAPFGVSGSTNSIRVHML
- a CDS encoding ExbD/TolR family protein yields the protein MPIQKPGRRLMHHVGLRFVEDKLGGHGSRSVAAGLSLTSMIDFLIVVVVFLLMTFSASGETPIAKNITLPKASNTVDMMDAPIAAVSGESILVDGALAGDIKAIEQNKQVTHIEDLFNALKAKRDLWKQTHPGKDFPGVAILQIDQDVSALIVKSVFQTAATAGYPHVSFMVSGLKN
- a CDS encoding ExbD/TolR family protein, which produces MAGIDVGGGGGGGRRKVDSEINMVPFIDLLMVTISFLLLTAVWSHMARLNAEAQLPGPASSGANQEDKEKKLHFEMSSSNEFTLSWKQGATLISSVTIPRQEEVVIQGNNRLVLYPQLAAKVTSEWQAQGQHQSPTDPKFDQAIIHVTNDTPYTNLIGIMDAISAPKRSLGGSTKDDMVSAFNISFSMN
- a CDS encoding MotA/TolQ/ExbB proton channel family protein, which encodes MLALWKHFREGGWGMYPILFWSVLTTGIILERAIYLYGASINKEVFISTLQSCILAGDISKAIKLCAAADAPLARIVQAGLTKVNRPDEEVQAAMDEAALREMPLISKRTGFLALLANLAMLSGLLGTVTGLITSFGAVSGENVDPGAKARILAEGISEAMNCTAFGLIVAITGLIGFALLNSKSQGIEDDIHEATVRILNLVVTNRQRINVASLPVTH
- a CDS encoding HD domain-containing protein — its product is MILRDPVHGLVSFETDEEQVVPLLMASAEVQRLRRVRQLGLTSLAFPGAEHTRFGHAIGAAFVMKRFLTRLRSIQHVLPFWQQVTSDIARDALAAALLHDVGHGPFSHLFEGTIKSSSSHEVWTEQILLEPASEVHRLLVSLDPGMPQRVAALIRGEHPLPYLAKAVSGMMDVDRCDYLLRDAYATGVNYGSFDLDWLFQSLCFSPTADPSCAPSLAIHGTKGLPAIEAFILARLFMYQQVYFHKASRAAEWMIRSLLKRVTACLSEGGHLPQVPRAIKQAALGDAIDLTDYLELDDVALTFAMHAWEAVSDPVLSDLAQRIRHRRLFKTLELFGEHAKQENCDRLLQIGKEIAKAGGFDPDFYIGLDVASHVAFSTKQDPLLVVYAKGPARSLDHVSFLLGRLANQQLARIRLIFAPELREDIVAAIGCEVGEEQSSCAASFSS